A single genomic interval of Hevea brasiliensis isolate MT/VB/25A 57/8 chromosome 4, ASM3005281v1, whole genome shotgun sequence harbors:
- the LOC110658654 gene encoding protein TIFY 8 isoform X1 — translation MALFLIMPRQSKAYNANPSLSIGAGISLLDTTTTQQHQVKAMFHDFLGLKSATTDSPVVLAPKNADASPSASMSAGAASSGGARAPLSTTSDIASERQAGNHLEGIPYYGPRSDISGPEKSNRLAGSKRSNSDSGFTGSTRDGIQQIGHDSLESLHLMKMLKNGGGGERPRRSNDDEVFYSMQPMRPTSASLILQSSTGGRLDANVSKWERSIPMGAAIQYPRAGQFVPFMHQVPANKFRDVNASPSIISQSAADEGSRTGIKGPGILSSINASSVISEKNSSGTLPSGSKPKSGTYISEPEYSIPSGRQGLTSASRQMTIFYGGQAHVFDDVHPNKSDVIMALAGSNGGSWSTSYSPKPTVKVGAESYMNSGENEVGVAANTAFQREFRGRFSGTAAVNTTQGVGSGDRIPTSTAGHHGSHKISEEIRNQGLAGDPSTEEKREV, via the exons ATGGCCCTTTTTCTGATAATGCCTCGGCAAAGCAAAGCTTACAATGCCAATCCTTCCCTTAGTATTGGCGCCGGTATCAGTCTTCTTGACACTACTACCACCCAACAACACCAAGTGAAGGCAATGTTCCATGACTTCCTCGGCTTGAAGTCGGCTACCACCGATTCGCCTGTAGTTTTGGCCCCCAAGAACGCTGATGCGTCCCCCTCTGCCTCTATGTCTGCTGGGGCGGCCTCTTCTGGTGGTGCCCGTGCTCCCCTTTCCACCACCTCTGATATCGCCTCTG AAAGGCAGGCTGGAAATCATCTTGAGGGTATTCCATATTATGGTCCAAGGAGTGATATCTCTGGTCCTGAGAAAAGCAACAGATTAGCAGGAAGTAAGCGAAGTAATTCAGATTCAGGCTTCACAGGATCTACTAGGGATGGGATTCAACAAATAGGCCATGACTCGCTTGAGAGCCTGCATTTGATGAAG ATGCTGAAGAATGGCGGTGGAGGGGAGCGACCCAGAAGGTCCAATGATGATGAAGTTTTCTACAGTATGCAACCAATGAGACCAACTTCTGCATCTCTCATTTTGCAATCTTCTACTGGTGGTAGACTTGATGCCAATGTTTCCAAGTGGGAGCGATCTATACCCATGGGAGCAGCCATACAGTATCCTCGTGCCGGTCAGTTTGTTCCTTTCATGCATCAAGTTCCTGCAAACAAATTCAGGGATGTCAATGCTAGTCCATCAATCATCTCTCAATCAGCTGCTGATGAAGGATctagaactggaattaaaggCCCTGGAATTTTGAGTTCTATCAATGCTAGCAGTGTCATATCAGAGAAAAATTCATCGGGGACTCTTCCAAGCGGCAGCAAACCTAAGTCTGGAACTTATATTTCAGAGCCAGAATATTCAATTCCTTCAGG TCGACAGGGTTTAACATCAGCTAGTCGTCAGATGACTATATTTTATGGCGGTCAAGCTCATGTTTTTGATGATGTGCACCCAAACAAG TCAGATGTTATAATGGCCTTAGCGGGATCAAATGGAGGATCATGGTCGACGTCATACTCACCAAAACCAACTGTGAAGGTAGGTGCTGAAAGTTACATGAACAGTGGAGAAAATGAAGTAGGAGTGGCTGCTAACACAGCATTCCAACGTGAATTCCGTGGGAGGTTTTCAGGCACTGCTGCAGTTAATACGACTCAAGGAGTTGGCTCTGGCGACCGAATCCCTACATCTACAG CAGGTCATCATGGCAGCCATAAAATAAGTGAAGAGATAAGAAACCAAGGTCTGGCAGGAGACCCAAgtactgaagagaaaagagaggtgTAA
- the LOC110658654 gene encoding protein TIFY 8 isoform X2, with protein sequence MALFLIMPRQSKAYNANPSLSIGAGISLLDTTTTQQHQVKAMFHDFLGLKSATTDSPVVLAPKNADASPSASMSAGAASSGGARAPLSTTSDIASERQAGNHLEGIPYYGPRSDISGPEKSNRLAGSKRSNSDSGFTGSTRDGIQQIGHDSLESLHLMKMLKNGGGGERPRRSNDDEVFYSMQPMRPTSASLILQSSTGGRLDANVSKWERSIPMGAAIQYPRAGQFVPFMHQVPANKFRDVNASPSIISQSAADEGSRTGIKGPGILSSINASSVISEKNSSGTLPSGSKPKSGTYISEPEYSIPSGRQGLTSASRQMTIFYGGQAHVFDDVHPNKSDVIMALAGSNGGSWSTSYSPKPTVKVGAESYMNSGENEVGVAANTAFQREFRGRFSGTAAVNTTQGVGSGDRIPTSTGHHGSHKISEEIRNQGLAGDPSTEEKREV encoded by the exons ATGGCCCTTTTTCTGATAATGCCTCGGCAAAGCAAAGCTTACAATGCCAATCCTTCCCTTAGTATTGGCGCCGGTATCAGTCTTCTTGACACTACTACCACCCAACAACACCAAGTGAAGGCAATGTTCCATGACTTCCTCGGCTTGAAGTCGGCTACCACCGATTCGCCTGTAGTTTTGGCCCCCAAGAACGCTGATGCGTCCCCCTCTGCCTCTATGTCTGCTGGGGCGGCCTCTTCTGGTGGTGCCCGTGCTCCCCTTTCCACCACCTCTGATATCGCCTCTG AAAGGCAGGCTGGAAATCATCTTGAGGGTATTCCATATTATGGTCCAAGGAGTGATATCTCTGGTCCTGAGAAAAGCAACAGATTAGCAGGAAGTAAGCGAAGTAATTCAGATTCAGGCTTCACAGGATCTACTAGGGATGGGATTCAACAAATAGGCCATGACTCGCTTGAGAGCCTGCATTTGATGAAG ATGCTGAAGAATGGCGGTGGAGGGGAGCGACCCAGAAGGTCCAATGATGATGAAGTTTTCTACAGTATGCAACCAATGAGACCAACTTCTGCATCTCTCATTTTGCAATCTTCTACTGGTGGTAGACTTGATGCCAATGTTTCCAAGTGGGAGCGATCTATACCCATGGGAGCAGCCATACAGTATCCTCGTGCCGGTCAGTTTGTTCCTTTCATGCATCAAGTTCCTGCAAACAAATTCAGGGATGTCAATGCTAGTCCATCAATCATCTCTCAATCAGCTGCTGATGAAGGATctagaactggaattaaaggCCCTGGAATTTTGAGTTCTATCAATGCTAGCAGTGTCATATCAGAGAAAAATTCATCGGGGACTCTTCCAAGCGGCAGCAAACCTAAGTCTGGAACTTATATTTCAGAGCCAGAATATTCAATTCCTTCAGG TCGACAGGGTTTAACATCAGCTAGTCGTCAGATGACTATATTTTATGGCGGTCAAGCTCATGTTTTTGATGATGTGCACCCAAACAAG TCAGATGTTATAATGGCCTTAGCGGGATCAAATGGAGGATCATGGTCGACGTCATACTCACCAAAACCAACTGTGAAGGTAGGTGCTGAAAGTTACATGAACAGTGGAGAAAATGAAGTAGGAGTGGCTGCTAACACAGCATTCCAACGTGAATTCCGTGGGAGGTTTTCAGGCACTGCTGCAGTTAATACGACTCAAGGAGTTGGCTCTGGCGACCGAATCCCTACATCTACAG GTCATCATGGCAGCCATAAAATAAGTGAAGAGATAAGAAACCAAGGTCTGGCAGGAGACCCAAgtactgaagagaaaagagaggtgTAA